The proteins below are encoded in one region of Belonocnema kinseyi isolate 2016_QV_RU_SX_M_011 chromosome 3, B_treatae_v1, whole genome shotgun sequence:
- the LOC117168683 gene encoding low molecular weight phosphotyrosine protein phosphatase-like isoform X3: MMPEGEPVKQFKKEKKRVLMICLDHWEVDSAALELYHIGESPNERAIDILAKNGIKDYDHVARCIQNKDFEDFDWILGMDDYNIGRLNELKPKNSLARVELLGKYHPSGEIIIEDPYFSEDKYSFQKVYEQCALSIKSFLNEANE; the protein is encoded by the exons ATGATGCCAGAAGGGGAACCagttaagcaatttaaaaaagagaaaaaaagagtaCTCATGATTTGTTTAG ATCACTGGGAGGTAGACAGTGCTGCACTCGAATTATATCACATTGGAGAAAGTCCAAATGAAAGGGCTATAGATATCCTAGCGAAAAACGGAATCAAAGATTATGATCATGTAGCAAGATGC attcaaaataaagattttgaggATTTTGATTGGATATTAGGAATGGATGATTATAACATAGGACGATTGAATGAActaaaaccaaaaaatagtttAGCTCGAGTGGAATTGCTTGGAAAATATCATCCAAGCGGAGAAATTATCATAGAAGACCCTTATTTT agcGAAGACAAGTACAGTTTTCAAAAAGTTTACGAGCAATGTGCCTTAagtattaaatcatttttaaatgaagctAATGAGTGA
- the LOC117168683 gene encoding low molecular weight phosphotyrosine protein phosphatase-like isoform X1: protein MMPEGEPVKQFKKEKKRVLMICLGNTCRSPIAEAVFKNHVKKLELTDHWEVDSAALELYHIGESPNERAIDILAKNGIKDYDHVARCIQNKDFEDFDWILGMDDYNIGRLNELKPKNSLARVELLGKYHPSGEIIIEDPYFSEDKYSFQKVYEQCALSIKSFLNEANE, encoded by the exons ATGATGCCAGAAGGGGAACCagttaagcaatttaaaaaagagaaaaaaagagtaCTCATGATTTGTTTAG GCAATACTTGTCGATCGCCTATTGCAGAAGCAGTGTTCAAAAACCatgttaaaaaattggaattaacaGATCACTGGGAGGTAGACAGTGCTGCACTCGAATTATATCACATTGGAGAAAGTCCAAATGAAAGGGCTATAGATATCCTAGCGAAAAACGGAATCAAAGATTATGATCATGTAGCAAGATGC attcaaaataaagattttgaggATTTTGATTGGATATTAGGAATGGATGATTATAACATAGGACGATTGAATGAActaaaaccaaaaaatagtttAGCTCGAGTGGAATTGCTTGGAAAATATCATCCAAGCGGAGAAATTATCATAGAAGACCCTTATTTT agcGAAGACAAGTACAGTTTTCAAAAAGTTTACGAGCAATGTGCCTTAagtattaaatcatttttaaatgaagctAATGAGTGA
- the LOC117168683 gene encoding low molecular weight phosphotyrosine protein phosphatase-like isoform X2 has protein sequence MMPEGEPVKQFKKEKKRVLMICLEAVFKNHVKKLELTDHWEVDSAALELYHIGESPNERAIDILAKNGIKDYDHVARCIQNKDFEDFDWILGMDDYNIGRLNELKPKNSLARVELLGKYHPSGEIIIEDPYFSEDKYSFQKVYEQCALSIKSFLNEANE, from the exons ATGATGCCAGAAGGGGAACCagttaagcaatttaaaaaagagaaaaaaagagtaCTCATGATTTGTTTAG AAGCAGTGTTCAAAAACCatgttaaaaaattggaattaacaGATCACTGGGAGGTAGACAGTGCTGCACTCGAATTATATCACATTGGAGAAAGTCCAAATGAAAGGGCTATAGATATCCTAGCGAAAAACGGAATCAAAGATTATGATCATGTAGCAAGATGC attcaaaataaagattttgaggATTTTGATTGGATATTAGGAATGGATGATTATAACATAGGACGATTGAATGAActaaaaccaaaaaatagtttAGCTCGAGTGGAATTGCTTGGAAAATATCATCCAAGCGGAGAAATTATCATAGAAGACCCTTATTTT agcGAAGACAAGTACAGTTTTCAAAAAGTTTACGAGCAATGTGCCTTAagtattaaatcatttttaaatgaagctAATGAGTGA